The stretch of DNA TAGTTTCTAGAACAGGTGTCAGTTTGacgtaatttataataattctataaataattcaatttcaCTAAACTTCGTACAATTATAAAAGCTAAGTAAATTAGCAAAACCCAACTTTCAATGAAGAAACGTGGAATTCAATAATGTATATTGACTAAAAAGGATTATATATAATAAGGAATATGAATTGAAATATCAACACAAAGATTTTATTAGCATATCCGAGTGAATTAAAGTAGAATTTTAAGCAATGAGGAAGAATGTAGAAACAATCTTTTACTCAAATGTGAATGTTTCCGATAAGCGACAAAAGAAATCTAGCGTATCGTATCGTAGCCTTAATTCAGACGTGTTGTATCCGATTTCCTTTTGCCCACCCTTTACGCTGGATTGGTAATGCTCATGCGCCGCATGAGCAATCGTACTCCATAGTCCATAGGCGCAGTTGAAATGAATTCCTAAGTCCTATGAGTGACGGGCGGATTGTCGCCATATGGTCGTGAGCATGAGTGTTTTCGGATAACATTTATCAAatgtaaatattttctgtagaACAAAAAAACCAAGCGACCGTGGCGATGCAATGGAAAAGAATTATTCGAGGTACGATTTGGAACTCGTATTCAaaacaatctttttctttttcttctcattATACTATATCAATGCATTATTTTAGTCTGTCTATGAAGATGAATTGAAGATTCTTGAAAACGTGTATGGCTATTCATTGAGTTGTTAACTATAGTCGTTAACTATGAATGACAGTGAACTATGAACTATCTTACTATATCTAGTTTACGATGTTTATAACTTTGTCTATTGTTGTGTCGCCTACATATGTATCTGATACTAAATATAGAAGTAAATCTaacatgtacatacatataataaagTTAAGTCACGTAGGATATTTATACTTTTACTTAATGTTTTTAATTACTTTCATCATATGCATGGTGTGGTATGAAATATTATGTTAACAATCAATTTATGTACGAAATTCATGCTTTTTAatcatatttaacaaataataagCATCTCTATAGAATATTATCCAATTATTGATTTTGATGTTTCGATAATTCCTAAACAAGTTATTTGTTATGTGCTTAATACCTAGTAATAAACATTTACATTTGAATTTCGAAATGATTCGAACATTTCTACTATGTACTGTGAACATGATTCGATATTCAAAATTCTTGAAAGCCTTGATGGGTTTCATAATCTTCAAAAAAGTCtatcttatattttatatgttatgtatcttatataaaatattgaagaTCGAATATACTATAAAAGATCATGCATATGAGATATTAAATGCCTCCAAATTTAAGAAATTCAATATCTATATATCAAGATTTAAGATTCAATCGTCaagtttttcaaaaatatcgaATTATATTCGAAGAGATTCTAATTTTTTGTCATACGTGTATATTCAAAGCGATTCAAATCATTTCGAAGCACATCGCTATCTACGTCGTGCATGTATCTCTCACAGCATCATCGATTTCCCAAACTAAAATTAATACATTGCggtcgattaattaattatttattacgagACAACTAACCTTAAAGCACGCCCTCTTAACTGTCTCGATGACGCGCAGCCTTGATCATCTCCGATACGGGACACGAGCGCATTTACTTAAATGCGTCCGCCATAACCTTAGCCTGACGTCATTGGCTGACACTTCTTTATCTATCGTGAACATTCCACGGTGCACGAAGAGAAACTCCTGACATGTTTATCAGTGCATCGTTGATAACTTTATCAATAATGTCGGAGTAAGTGATCTACCGTGGTGCTCCAGAAATGTAATTCGTTACCATTACCGTGATACTACGACTACGTGAGCGTTACATTAATAAAGAATGGTTATCATGTACCATTATTTTTcttgtaataatgtaataacacCGAAGCCACGTTCAGTTTCATACGCTCAATCCTTATTTTCCTACATGATTTGTGTGGCACGcggaatacaacgttataaaggTTTGACAGACTTGGGAGCCTGTCATGAGCTGTAATCAGAGTATAAACAATGTAAATACATTAATTTTGGTCAACCCACGTAACTTTTAGTAGCAGAAATCGTTGCGTTATGCGTGATTTCCAATGTTATATtgatgaaaaaaagaaacatgttTAACAAACCACAAAAACACTTTGTCTATGCAAGATATGGTCTGTTTTTCATGGTTTTTTAACTATTGTATAATTTAATGATTACTTATTGATGATGCATAATGTATTTTAGGTGCAGGCAAAGGGGCTGCAATGATGGAAGATCCACAAACACCAGGATCTGATTGTAACTCCAATCCTGCAACAGATTCTATTCAACATGATTTAATTAGCTCTGAATTTGTGCAGGACAATGTGGAGTATCAATGGTTCATTGATTATGGGTAAGATTTTAGTAACAgttataaaatacatttatatattgtagacatatatatttatatttatataaaatgctAGCTACAGAGATGGAGGGCTTCATGTTCATCCAAGTGTATTATCCTCACTCTCTGCTTCATATTCTCGAGAAGATCTGGGCTATTATGATGACCTTGCCCGTAATCTCGATGCTAATTTGGCAGAAATTGATATGGAAAGCTTTCGTACAGCAGATATCCATACTCTGCTTACAGCATTGCCTGTCATGTGCACAGATCCAGTTCAGCATTCAGAGGTAAACAAAATTCATTATTATGTATGTTATTCATTTTATAcaatcttttatttatattgtaatataagttatataatcTAATTATCAGAAACAATTATTTTCATTGTGGATAGTTTGCAagcaaatatattatataaatcttttttgatattataagaactaatttaattaatttagtcTAACTAATTAATTTAGTCTTATTAACATTGATAAACTGAGGTATCTTTCGGtaaatgttatttttttaatttataaatggtTTTTAATAGTGGTTTTTGGTTATAACATTTTAAGATATTTCCTGTTTCTTCATTGTTGCTGTAAATAATATTCTAAAAGTATTCTATATCTTCATTATCATGGCAGTTTAACTATCAAAGGGAACGATATGCCAGTATATCTGGATCTGTTATGGAAAAACTTGACATCGGTTCATCAATCAGCCCTCATACCAGCAGCCAGGTATGATAATGGCTGAAAATGTTGAATTCCTTTTACTGATGTTTCTTTAATACCgaagataatataaaaacaTCTATATTGACATGAATTTTGCTTAACATGAAAATAAAACTTGATTTGCTTGCAATTCCTCTGCATGATTAATAGaagaaataattataaactGATTTGATTATGTAACAACTataaaagattaaaaatattaaaattaataaatccaATTCTCAAATTTAAACAGTGCATGAAAATGAGCTGTGCTAGTTTTGCAAAATGCATGAAATTATTTAGGAATGTGTTGAATCTACTCTAAAATCACTCTTTGTATTAAAGGGAGAAGATTCCGCCTGTTCAACAACAGATACAATTTCCATATGCAAATCATCATTACTCTTCTCTCCTCTGAAAGAGACACCCATACTACCACCAGGGGGTAGTTATAGCGTCGACTCTCTGGACTGTGAGGATATGCTACTAACATGCCAGACAAATAATAAAGAGAACTATACTATTGCTTTTGAGGGTAGTATTACAATGTATTCAGATGGTTCACAAGATTTTGATAATCAAGGTATAAAAGTAAATGctttaaaatatgtataagtaatgtataaattaattctgttaactttctttttatagaaaaacaacaaaaagCTTATGAAACTGTAGAACCATATTATAATAGAAATGCGGATTtgaaaaatgtattagactTATCAATGGCATGTTCTGATTCTAAGATATATACAACATGGAgcaatttgaaacattcttctatgaataaaattataaccCGTCATCCATCAGgcaataataatacaataccGGAATTTTCACATGGTGTGGAAAATATCATATCTGTAACAAACAAGAGAAGTCAAAGTTTGCCAGATCTTACTCAGGCTACACAATTCCATCTCAATATGCCTCTCAATTTTTCTGTAAgttttaaatacatattatattcaaattctaaggaaaaatatttcataatataactttttatattttgaatatatttgaatatttttgaaaCAGGTTGATTCTGCAGAATCAAATAATCACGTACAACAATTACATAGTTCAGGATCTGTAATGAGTCGGTCTATAAACGAAGAAAGTTCTGATAATGGGGAACATAATTCAACAGgaaagaaattacaaaatttaagtcttgtaaaattatttatgaaacaaaaaagTATGAGTGCTGAAGGAATGAGTCTTACATTGGATCAATCAGACTCTGCTAGTGATAATGGATGGCCTACAAACAATAGTGCTAGTGATAGTGGTACTAATACAAATACGCAAATACAACggcaaaatataaataatatcccTAAACGTCAAGTTCCAGAAAGTGATTTTTCTATTAATTGGGTTAAAAGTGATCAACATAACAATCAAGATACGGAAAATCAGAAAGACAGCTTTAACGACATTCCAAAATATACATCAACGATAAGTGAACAAAAGGATGAAATAATATCATCCGCATCTTTAGAAGAGCTATCAGAGAATATGTCTAAATCAGATCTAACACACGATAATGATGCCGACCAAAATGACATTGATATTATTCCTAACGTTTTCGAACATCAGCGAAAAACTGCATGGGTCAAATCATTAGAAAAGAAATATCCAATTTGCAAAACGACAGGTATTCAAGCAATAGCTGAGACAGAGGATAATTCAGTCCAAACATCACTAGTATATATACCAcctataaaagaaaaagaaaatccaTCTTTACGGGAAACGATTGTTAATAAAAAGCCAGTTTATGTTGTATATCCGAACTACGTTTTACCGGACTTATCATTTCTCAATATTAAAGATACAAAGTTGGATTGTGTAACTTTAAAGCCGCAATGTTTTGGAAAAAATAGAGTTAGCTGGAAACATACTGGTAGATCTGGTAGACCATTCTCATGTAATGATATAGACACGTTACGTCAACGTGGATTTTCACATGTTAAAGACTGGGAGTCGTTAACATTCCTTTTGCCTACTGAGTACAAGAAAATTTTGCACGATGTACCAGAAGTTTCGAGGCATATCAATATTCACGAAGAAACGAAGAagcctctattttgtttatctcCTCCAATGCGTCATAAAACTCGTACTATAAGCGAAATCATACCAAATAATTCATCCTCTACTAGTAGTACCGCGACACAACCATCCTCCGGATATCGAGGATCTTCTACAATATTAACTGATTCTTCAACAAATCAACAAACGTTAAATAATGCAACCAATCCATTGTATCTTTACCGTTATGATAGTATTAGTTCTGAGGCCAGTTTAGTAAGTAATGATAAAAAGATTCATAGGCAAATTAGTAAGACAAAAACAGCCTGTCCATCTTTTCCAAAACGATCGATTTCTTTACCACATGGAGATCGTGAATCCGAATTTTCTAGCGGTAAAGTGCCACCAAGGCCACCTTTACCCAGAAGTATTTTAAGGAAAAATAAGGTTCCTGCAAGTAAGAGATATAGCA from Bombus affinis isolate iyBomAffi1 chromosome 3, iyBomAffi1.2, whole genome shotgun sequence encodes:
- the LOC126914323 gene encoding uncharacterized protein LOC126914323 isoform X5 codes for the protein MQWKRIIRGAGKGAAMMEDPQTPGSDCNSNPATDSIQHDLISSEFVQDNVEYQWFIDYGYRDGGLHVHPSVLSSLSASYSREDLGYYDDLARNLDANLAEIDMESFRTADIHTLLTALPVMCTDPVQHSEFNYQRERYASISGSVMEKLDIGSSISPHTSSQGEDSACSTTDTISICKSSLLFSPLKETPILPPGGSYSVDSLDCEDMLLTCQTNNKENYTIAFEGSITMYSDGSQDFDNQEKQQKAYETVEPYYNRNADLKNVLDLSMACSDSKIYTTWSNLKHSSMNKIITRHPSGNNNTIPEFSHGVENIISVTNKRSQSLPDLTQATQFHLNMPLNFSVDSAESNNHVQQLHSSGSVMSRSINEESSDNGEHNSTGKKLQNLSLVKLFMKQKSMSAEGMSLTLDQSDSASDNGWPTNNSASDSGTNTNTQIQRQNINNIPKRQVPESDFSINWVKSDQHNNQDTENQKDSFNDIPKYTSTISEQKDEIISSASLEELSENMSKSDLTHDNDADQNDIDIIPNVFEHQRKTAWVKSLEKKYPICKTTGIQAIAETEDNSVQTSLVYIPPIKEKENPSLRETIVNKKPVYVVYPNYVLPDLSFLNIKDTKLDCVTLKPQCFGKNRVSWKHTGRSGRPFSCNDIDTLRQRGFSHVKDWESLTFLLPTEYKKILHDVPEVSRHINIHEETKKPLFCLSPPMRHKTRTISEIIPNNSSSTSSTATQPSSGYRGSSTILTDSSTNQQTLNNATNPLYLYRYDSISSEASLVSNDKKIHRQISKTKTACPSFPKRSISLPHGDRESEFSSGKVPPRPPLPRSILRKNKVPASKRYSMFEMGDVEEIEDQSPETNKRMSLQEPYYMNNDLQLACRGRVADPEKDVDETEERYHTERVNEIANTGDLETENSENSEDDVKQLEEFLKRSGFSSQSSDGDTEDPDVKLRSYVRKFLALRMNKDVTKATDMIESQKKTVSFAVNQRKKYLDNKGNLNVTTNEQSKDIVFPDERRAMSPDNKLDLDEKRKMILSVNKAVDLLLKYWNTESIHSRQNYNDKNECAQICVSNLCPALYAIMSDGLKSHLNSTFGPITNSVWQVVEASSQQGPVTKTLNELVQKINGEDVITEGMLKFHAFVFGLLNLRALDAWFAYLCTRESILRKHYNNNSLFVAALANANVREVVDALLHILNPLAFCPFQLDLLYQYRQLHNSFGSLNNHTINAVNFRNVDLAANEHHFDKTDTCAMVSSPRKVRPRSCVAYTNYDDKPGGIHKSDMETVKKRLSNPIGSKIFRALDKLASEDSEDYTDSLEHSPLNRASNRQPISRKSHSPENKIDDEDNISGEEKFRKLQEKWELMVGKEDAKIQPPISSPLSPTRTPTSVGKSKIPRLLTSPVKQSNTTTGPVKSTKSPISGIPSLKKPVMLSTTKTTPKKPVEVRNKDTTKRTSRVDQEIVGATRTHLTRPSSLPYKSYGVMSKDKHLVSPQRRAASTSLPRPTTTSTTRNHPTKKPLKEVRTLTHRMPSDNGHLAFAEGEKLKVILEVDSKWLLCARGDRKGLVPRMCVYNIQT
- the LOC126914323 gene encoding uncharacterized protein LOC126914323 isoform X4, giving the protein MNALATGIVCGNGERVGAGKGAAMMEDPQTPGSDCNSNPATDSIQHDLISSEFVQDNVEYQWFIDYGYRDGGLHVHPSVLSSLSASYSREDLGYYDDLARNLDANLAEIDMESFRTADIHTLLTALPVMCTDPVQHSEFNYQRERYASISGSVMEKLDIGSSISPHTSSQGEDSACSTTDTISICKSSLLFSPLKETPILPPGGSYSVDSLDCEDMLLTCQTNNKENYTIAFEGSITMYSDGSQDFDNQEKQQKAYETVEPYYNRNADLKNVLDLSMACSDSKIYTTWSNLKHSSMNKIITRHPSGNNNTIPEFSHGVENIISVTNKRSQSLPDLTQATQFHLNMPLNFSVDSAESNNHVQQLHSSGSVMSRSINEESSDNGEHNSTGKKLQNLSLVKLFMKQKSMSAEGMSLTLDQSDSASDNGWPTNNSASDSGTNTNTQIQRQNINNIPKRQVPESDFSINWVKSDQHNNQDTENQKDSFNDIPKYTSTISEQKDEIISSASLEELSENMSKSDLTHDNDADQNDIDIIPNVFEHQRKTAWVKSLEKKYPICKTTGIQAIAETEDNSVQTSLVYIPPIKEKENPSLRETIVNKKPVYVVYPNYVLPDLSFLNIKDTKLDCVTLKPQCFGKNRVSWKHTGRSGRPFSCNDIDTLRQRGFSHVKDWESLTFLLPTEYKKILHDVPEVSRHINIHEETKKPLFCLSPPMRHKTRTISEIIPNNSSSTSSTATQPSSGYRGSSTILTDSSTNQQTLNNATNPLYLYRYDSISSEASLVSNDKKIHRQISKTKTACPSFPKRSISLPHGDRESEFSSGKVPPRPPLPRSILRKNKVPASKRYSMFEMGDVEEIEDQSPETNKRMSLQEPYYMNNDLQLACRGRVADPEKDVDETEERYHTERVNEIANTGDLETENSENSEDDVKQLEEFLKRSGFSSQSSDGDTEDPDVKLRSYVRKFLALRMNKDVTKATDMIESQKKTVSFAVNQRKKYLDNKGNLNVTTNEQSKDIVFPDERRAMSPDNKLDLDEKRKMILSVNKAVDLLLKYWNTESIHSRQNYNDKNECAQICVSNLCPALYAIMSDGLKSHLNSTFGPITNSVWQVVEASSQQGPVTKTLNELVQKINGEDVITEGMLKFHAFVFGLLNLRALDAWFAYLCTRESILRKHYNNNSLFVAALANANVREVVDALLHILNPLAFCPFQLDLLYQYRQLHNSFGSLNNHTINAVNFRNVDLAANEHHFDKTDTCAMVSSPRKVRPRSCVAYTNYDDKPGGIHKSDMETVKKRLSNPIGSKIFRALDKLASEDSEDYTDSLEHSPLNRASNRQPISRKSHSPENKIDDEDNISGEEKFRKLQEKWELMVGKEDAKIQPPISSPLSPTRTPTSVGKSKIPRLLTSPVKQSNTTTGPVKSTKSPISGIPSLKKPVMLSTTKTTPKKPVEVRNKDTTKRTSRVDQEIVGATRTHLTRPSSLPYKSYGVMSKDKHLVSPQRRAASTSLPRPTTTSTTRNHPTKKPLKEVRTLTHRMPSDNGHLAFAEGEKLKVILEVDSKWLLCARGDRKGLVPRMCVYNIQT
- the LOC126914323 gene encoding uncharacterized protein LOC126914323 isoform X1; translated protein: MMIVLLLCVIMKIAEFSVGRMSPPFQAPARPPHLYYGKPRKERKYYRRLNEKCNCLFYNRAGKGAAMMEDPQTPGSDCNSNPATDSIQHDLISSEFVQDNVEYQWFIDYGYRDGGLHVHPSVLSSLSASYSREDLGYYDDLARNLDANLAEIDMESFRTADIHTLLTALPVMCTDPVQHSEFNYQRERYASISGSVMEKLDIGSSISPHTSSQGEDSACSTTDTISICKSSLLFSPLKETPILPPGGSYSVDSLDCEDMLLTCQTNNKENYTIAFEGSITMYSDGSQDFDNQEKQQKAYETVEPYYNRNADLKNVLDLSMACSDSKIYTTWSNLKHSSMNKIITRHPSGNNNTIPEFSHGVENIISVTNKRSQSLPDLTQATQFHLNMPLNFSVDSAESNNHVQQLHSSGSVMSRSINEESSDNGEHNSTGKKLQNLSLVKLFMKQKSMSAEGMSLTLDQSDSASDNGWPTNNSASDSGTNTNTQIQRQNINNIPKRQVPESDFSINWVKSDQHNNQDTENQKDSFNDIPKYTSTISEQKDEIISSASLEELSENMSKSDLTHDNDADQNDIDIIPNVFEHQRKTAWVKSLEKKYPICKTTGIQAIAETEDNSVQTSLVYIPPIKEKENPSLRETIVNKKPVYVVYPNYVLPDLSFLNIKDTKLDCVTLKPQCFGKNRVSWKHTGRSGRPFSCNDIDTLRQRGFSHVKDWESLTFLLPTEYKKILHDVPEVSRHINIHEETKKPLFCLSPPMRHKTRTISEIIPNNSSSTSSTATQPSSGYRGSSTILTDSSTNQQTLNNATNPLYLYRYDSISSEASLVSNDKKIHRQISKTKTACPSFPKRSISLPHGDRESEFSSGKVPPRPPLPRSILRKNKVPASKRYSMFEMGDVEEIEDQSPETNKRMSLQEPYYMNNDLQLACRGRVADPEKDVDETEERYHTERVNEIANTGDLETENSENSEDDVKQLEEFLKRSGFSSQSSDGDTEDPDVKLRSYVRKFLALRMNKDVTKATDMIESQKKTVSFAVNQRKKYLDNKGNLNVTTNEQSKDIVFPDERRAMSPDNKLDLDEKRKMILSVNKAVDLLLKYWNTESIHSRQNYNDKNECAQICVSNLCPALYAIMSDGLKSHLNSTFGPITNSVWQVVEASSQQGPVTKTLNELVQKINGEDVITEGMLKFHAFVFGLLNLRALDAWFAYLCTRESILRKHYNNNSLFVAALANANVREVVDALLHILNPLAFCPFQLDLLYQYRQLHNSFGSLNNHTINAVNFRNVDLAANEHHFDKTDTCAMVSSPRKVRPRSCVAYTNYDDKPGGIHKSDMETVKKRLSNPIGSKIFRALDKLASEDSEDYTDSLEHSPLNRASNRQPISRKSHSPENKIDDEDNISGEEKFRKLQEKWELMVGKEDAKIQPPISSPLSPTRTPTSVGKSKIPRLLTSPVKQSNTTTGPVKSTKSPISGIPSLKKPVMLSTTKTTPKKPVEVRNKDTTKRTSRVDQEIVGATRTHLTRPSSLPYKSYGVMSKDKHLVSPQRRAASTSLPRPTTTSTTRNHPTKKPLKEVRTLTHRMPSDNGHLAFAEGEKLKVILEVDSKWLLCARGDRKGLVPRMCVYNIQT
- the LOC126914323 gene encoding uncharacterized protein LOC126914323 isoform X6, whose protein sequence is MMIVLLLCVIMKIAEFSVGRMSPPFQAPARPPHLYYGKPRKERKYYRRLNEKCNCLFYNRAGKGAAMMEDPQTPGSDCNSNPATDSIQHDLISSEFVQDNVEYQWFIDYGYRDGGLHVHPSVLSSLSASYSREDLGYYDDLARNLDANLAEIDMESFRTADIHTLLTALPVMCTDPVQHSEFNYQRERYASISGSVMEKLDIGSSISPHTSSQGEDSACSTTDTISICKSSLLFSPLKETPILPPGGSYSVDSLDCEDMLLTCQTNNKENYTIAFEGSITMYSDGSQDFDNQEKQQKAYETVEPYYNRNADLKNVLDLSMACSDSKIYTTWSNLKHSSMNKIITRHPSGNNNTIPEFSHGVENIISVTNKRSQSLPDLTQATQFHLNMPLNFSVDSAESNNHVQQLHSSGSVMSRSINEESSDNGEHNSTGKKLQNLSLVKLFMKQKSMSAEGMSLTLDQSDSASDNGWPTNNSASDSGTNTNTQIQRQNINNIPKRQVPESDFSINWVKSDQHNNQDTENQKDSFNDIPKYTSTISEQKDEIISSASLEELSENMSKSDLTHDNDADQNDIDIIPNVFEHQRKTAWVKSLEKKYPICKTTGIQAIAETEDNSVQTSLVYIPPIKEKENPSLRETIVNKKPVYVVYPNYVLPDLSFLNIKDTKLDCVTLKPQCFGKNRVSWKHTGRSGRPFSCNDIDTLRQRGFSHVKDWESLTFLLPTEYKKILHDVPEVSRHINIHEETKKPLFCLSPPMRHKTRTISEIIPNNSSSTSSTATQPSSGYRGSSTILTDSSTNQQTLNNATNPLYLYRYDSISSEASLVSNDKKIHRQISKTKTACPSFPKRSISLPHGDRESEFSSGKVPPRPPLPRSILRKNKVPASKRYSMFEMGDVEEIEDQSPETNKRMSLQEPYYMNNDLQLACRGRVADPEKDVDETEERYHTERVNEIANTGDLETENSENSEDDVKQLEEFLKRSGFSSQSSDGDTEDPDVKLRSYVRKFLALRMNKDVTKATDMIESQKKTVSFAVNQRKKYLDNKGNLNVTTNEQSKDIVFPDERRAMSPDNKLDLDEKRKMILSVNKAVDLLLKYWNTESIHSRQNYNDKNECAQICVSNLCPALYAIMSDGLKSHLNSTFGPITNSVWQVVEASSQQGPVTKTLNELVQKINGEDVITEGMLKFHAFVFGLLNLRALDAWFAYLCTRESILRKHYNNNSLFVAALANANVREVVDALLHILNPLAFCPFQLDLLYQYRQLHNSFGSLNNHTINAVNFRNVDLAANEHHFDKTDTCAMVSSPRKVRPRSCVAYTNYDDKPGGIHKSDMETVKKRLSNPIGSKIFRALDKLASEDSEDYTDSLEHSPLNRASNRQPISRKSHSPENKIDDEDNISGEEKFRKLQEKWELMVGKEDAKIQPPISSPLSPTRTPTSVGKSKIPRLLTSPVKQSNTTTGPVKSTKSPISGIPSLKKPVMLSTTKTTPKKPVEVRNKDTTKRTSRVDQEIVGATRTHLTRPSSLPYKSYGVMSKDKHLVSPQRRAASTSLPRPTTTSTTRNHPTKKPLKLVK
- the LOC126914323 gene encoding uncharacterized protein LOC126914323 isoform X3, with product MKKRNMFNKPQKHFVYARYGAGKGAAMMEDPQTPGSDCNSNPATDSIQHDLISSEFVQDNVEYQWFIDYGYRDGGLHVHPSVLSSLSASYSREDLGYYDDLARNLDANLAEIDMESFRTADIHTLLTALPVMCTDPVQHSEFNYQRERYASISGSVMEKLDIGSSISPHTSSQGEDSACSTTDTISICKSSLLFSPLKETPILPPGGSYSVDSLDCEDMLLTCQTNNKENYTIAFEGSITMYSDGSQDFDNQEKQQKAYETVEPYYNRNADLKNVLDLSMACSDSKIYTTWSNLKHSSMNKIITRHPSGNNNTIPEFSHGVENIISVTNKRSQSLPDLTQATQFHLNMPLNFSVDSAESNNHVQQLHSSGSVMSRSINEESSDNGEHNSTGKKLQNLSLVKLFMKQKSMSAEGMSLTLDQSDSASDNGWPTNNSASDSGTNTNTQIQRQNINNIPKRQVPESDFSINWVKSDQHNNQDTENQKDSFNDIPKYTSTISEQKDEIISSASLEELSENMSKSDLTHDNDADQNDIDIIPNVFEHQRKTAWVKSLEKKYPICKTTGIQAIAETEDNSVQTSLVYIPPIKEKENPSLRETIVNKKPVYVVYPNYVLPDLSFLNIKDTKLDCVTLKPQCFGKNRVSWKHTGRSGRPFSCNDIDTLRQRGFSHVKDWESLTFLLPTEYKKILHDVPEVSRHINIHEETKKPLFCLSPPMRHKTRTISEIIPNNSSSTSSTATQPSSGYRGSSTILTDSSTNQQTLNNATNPLYLYRYDSISSEASLVSNDKKIHRQISKTKTACPSFPKRSISLPHGDRESEFSSGKVPPRPPLPRSILRKNKVPASKRYSMFEMGDVEEIEDQSPETNKRMSLQEPYYMNNDLQLACRGRVADPEKDVDETEERYHTERVNEIANTGDLETENSENSEDDVKQLEEFLKRSGFSSQSSDGDTEDPDVKLRSYVRKFLALRMNKDVTKATDMIESQKKTVSFAVNQRKKYLDNKGNLNVTTNEQSKDIVFPDERRAMSPDNKLDLDEKRKMILSVNKAVDLLLKYWNTESIHSRQNYNDKNECAQICVSNLCPALYAIMSDGLKSHLNSTFGPITNSVWQVVEASSQQGPVTKTLNELVQKINGEDVITEGMLKFHAFVFGLLNLRALDAWFAYLCTRESILRKHYNNNSLFVAALANANVREVVDALLHILNPLAFCPFQLDLLYQYRQLHNSFGSLNNHTINAVNFRNVDLAANEHHFDKTDTCAMVSSPRKVRPRSCVAYTNYDDKPGGIHKSDMETVKKRLSNPIGSKIFRALDKLASEDSEDYTDSLEHSPLNRASNRQPISRKSHSPENKIDDEDNISGEEKFRKLQEKWELMVGKEDAKIQPPISSPLSPTRTPTSVGKSKIPRLLTSPVKQSNTTTGPVKSTKSPISGIPSLKKPVMLSTTKTTPKKPVEVRNKDTTKRTSRVDQEIVGATRTHLTRPSSLPYKSYGVMSKDKHLVSPQRRAASTSLPRPTTTSTTRNHPTKKPLKEVRTLTHRMPSDNGHLAFAEGEKLKVILEVDSKWLLCARGDRKGLVPRMCVYNIQT